One Brassica napus cultivar Da-Ae chromosome C2, Da-Ae, whole genome shotgun sequence DNA window includes the following coding sequences:
- the LOC106401350 gene encoding DIS3-like exonuclease 2, with product MKSVVSAEQQSAKAGERIENGDKDKKKKRRGSRRSKNASGCVIEDIHVESSDGGSKAKDCTRSDLDNNPNELARASNVAFNSMPYSSGSPLVPSAEVSKQLLSKSCPDPRDCEQSSRMDADLFQQVECVSQRNIFSSHWSLDAVNEALEKGEVYKALFRVNAHNRSEAYCKIDGVPTDILINGNAGQNRAVEGDIVAVKLDPLSLWPKMKGFVTENVAKPEETNSPPENDERVSHLERGEIDAQQNRCSVIGQVAENCVSRNSTPLLESCSLGDQKGNGTAVEKQCVILSSFPNKRPTGQVVAVVEKSLVRDSIVGLLDVKRWIHYKEANARTSKSLSDDDYIQLMPADPRFTKLIVPFHALPGGIRARLESMDPTLEAELVAAQIVDWSEGSQFPLAQITHMFGRGSELEPQINAILYQNSVCDSEFSHDSLASLPRAPWEVPEEEVQRRKDLRDLCVFTIDPSTATDLDDALSVQSLPGGFLRVGVHIADVSYFVLPDTALDTEAQFRSTSVYMLRRKIPMLPPSLSDNVGSLNPGVDRLAFSIFLDLNREGVVTDRWIGRTVIKSCCKLSYDHAQDIIDEKHDVAANSWPALHGPFEWSDVVRSIKQLSEISTNLRQKRFRNGALQLENSKPSFLFDEHGVPYDFVLYPTKASNHLVEEFMLLANMTAAEVISRAYPDSALLRRHPEPNLRKLKEFEGFCAKHGMELDSSSSGRFHESLEKITETLKDDAVFVDILNNYAMKPMQSASYFCTGNLEDCVAEWGHYALAVPLYTHFTSPLRRYPDIVVHRAVAAALEAEECFLKQKQISVRSCFTGVHFDKDAVESMEGKEALSVAGLKHGVSSTERVSEIAAYCNERKLASRRVKDACDKLYTWCVLKRKKVFPCEARVMNLGPMFMTIYISKLGIERRIYYDRIEGLCADWLEATSTLILDKLEFKRGGRGYLKPLKEVAYLVSPSDTCAAKCSAMSVTDSTERREEVVPAVFPLTVQVFSTIPVALHAVGGDDGPLDIGARLYMTSYYR from the exons ATGAAGAGTGTTGTTTCGGCGGAACAACAATCAGCGAAAGCTGGTGAACGAATCGAAAACGGCGACAaggataagaagaagaagcggaGAGGTAGTCGTCGATCTAAGAACGCCTCAG GCTGCGTTATAGAAGACATCCATGTAGAATCATCAGATGGTGGGAGTAAAGCAAAAGATTGTACGAGATCAGACTTGGATAATAATCCTAATGAGTTAGCGAGAGCGTCTAATGTTGCTTTCAACTCTATGCCGTATTCTTCTGGAAGTCCTTTGGTTCCTTCTGCTGAAGTTAGTAAGCAGTTGTTGTCCAAGTCGTGCCCTGATCCTAGGGATTGTGAGCAGTCTTCTAGAATGGATGCTGACTTGTTCCAGCAGGTTGAGTGTGTCTCACAGAGAAATATTTTCTCCTCACATTGGTCTCTCGATGCTGTCAATGAAGCTTTAGAG AAAGGTGAAGTTTATAAGGCGCTGTTTCGGGTGAATGCTCATAACCGCAGTGAG GCTTACTGTAAGATTGATGGAGTCCCTACAGATATTCTAATCAATGGAAACGCTGGCCAAAATAGAGCA GTGGAAGGAGATATTGTTGCTGTTAAACTGGATCCGCTCTCACTGTGGCCCAAGATGAAAGGATTTGTTACGGAAAATGTTGCCAAGCCTGAAGAAACGAACAGTCCCCCAGAAAATGATGAGCGTGTCAGCCATTTGGAAAGAGGCGAGATAGATGCTCAACAGAACAGATGTTCAGTTATAGGACAAGTAGCTGAGAACTGTGTTAGTCGCAACTCTACGCCATTACTGGAATCATGTTCTCTTGGTGACCAGAAAGGAAATGGCACTGCGGTTGAGAAGCAATGcgtcatccttagttccttcCCCAACAAACGACCAACTGGACAAGTAGTTGCTGTTGTTGAAAAATCACTTGTAAGAGATTCCATTGTTGGATTGCTGGATGTGAAGCGATGGATTCATTACAAGGAAGCTAATGCAAGAACGAGCAAGTCTCTTTCTGATGATGATTACATCCAACTGATGCCTGCAGACCCTAGGTTTACTAAATTGATCGTTCCCTTCCATGCCTTACCTGGAGGCATTCGAGCAAGACTTGAGAGTATGGATCCAACTCTCGAGGCAGAGCTGGTTGCTGCGCAAATTGTGGACTGGAGCGAAGGGAGTCAGTTTCCCCTAGCTCAGATTACACATATGTTTGGCCGTGGCAGTGAACTGGAGCCCCAGATCAATGCGATATTATATCAGAACTCGGTTTGCGATTCTGAGTTTTCTCATGACTCGCTTGCTAGTCTTCCACGTGCTCCTTGGGAAGTACCAGAAGAAGAGGTTCAACGTAGAAAAGATCTTAGAGACCTGTGTGTATTTACCATCGACCCCTCAACGGCTACAGACCTCGATGATGCTCTATCAGTTCAAAGTTTACCCGGCGGTTTTTTAAGAGTCGGTGTTCACATTGCTGATGTCTCCTACTTTGTTTTACCAGACACTGCCCTTGACACAGAAGCTCAGTTTAGGTCGACGAGTGTTTACATGCTGCGGAGAAAAATACCAATGTTGCCTCCATCATTGTCGGACAACGTAGGTTCACTTAATCCAGGAGTTGACAGGCTTGCCTTTTCCATCTTCTTGGATTTAAACAGAGAAGGGGTTGTCACAGATCGCTGGATTGGTCGTACTGTTATAAAATCGTGCTGCAAGCTTTCGTATGACCATGCTCAAGACATTATAGACGAGAAGCACGACGTTGCAGCAAATAGCTGGCCTGCTTTGCACGGACCTTTCGAGTGGAGTGATGTAGTTCGATCTATCAAACAGCTTAGTGAGATTTCAACCAATTTAAGGCAAAAAAGGTTTAGAAATGGAGCTTTGCAGCTGGAGAATTCTAAACCCTCTTTCCTCTTTGATGAACATGGAGTTCCGTATGATTTTGTGTTGTACCCTACAAAGGCTTCAAACCATCTCGTTGAGGAGTTTATGCTTTTAGCAAACATGACAGCGGCTGAGGTGATTTCTCGAGCTTACCCTGACAGTGCACTGCTCCGGAGACATCCAGAACCTAATCTGCGCAAGCTCAAAGAGTTTGAAGGCTTTTGTGCAAAGCATGGTATGGAGTTGGACAGTTCTTCTTCTGGCCGGTTCCATGAATCTTTGGAGAAAATCACTGAAACCCTCAAGGATGACGCAGTTTTTGTAGACATTCTCAACAATTACGCTATGAAACCGATGCAATCTGCGTCTTACTTCTGCACTGGGAACTTGGAGGACTGTGTTGCTGAGTGGGGACACTACGCACTAGCTGTTCCTCTCTATACTCACTTCACATCTCCTCTTCGACGCTACCCTGACATAGTCGTCCACCGTGCCGTAGCGGCTGCTCTTGAAGCTGAGGAGTGCTTCTTAAAGCAGAAGCAAATATCAGTGAGAAGCTGCTTCACTGGTGTTCATTTCGATAAAGATGCTGTAGAATCTATGGAAGGCAAAGAAGCGTTATCTGTTGCTGGTTTGAAACATGGTGTTTCCTCCACTGAAAGGGTCTCTGAGATCGCTGCTTATTGCAATGAGAGGAAACTGGCGTCTCGAAGAGTCAAAGATGCGTGTGATAAGCTCTACACTTGGTGTGTTCTAAAGAGAAAAAAG GTGTTTCCATGCGAAGCTAGAGTAATGAACTTGGGACCAATGTTTATGACTATTTACATTAGCAAACTTGGG ATTGAACGGAGAATATACTACGACCGAATCGAAGGCTTGTGTGCAGACTGGCTCGAGGCGACATCAACCTTAATCCTCGATAAACTCGAATTCAAAAGAGGTGGAAGAGGCTATCTGAAGCCCTTGAAAGAGGTTGCTTATTTGGTGAGTCCTAGTGACACATGCGCTGCTAAATGCAGTGCAATGTCTGTTACCGACTCCACCGAGCGGAGAGAAGAAGTTGTCCCTGCGGTTTTTCCTTTGACCGTTCAAGTTTTCTCGACCATTCCTGTGGCTCTTCACGCTGTTGGTGGAGATGATGGTCCGCTCGACATAGGAGCGAGGCTCTACATGACTTCATATTATAGATGA